The genomic interval CCTGTTCAACACTGCCTGATTCTCGGATATCTGACATCATCGGCCGTTTATTGGCTCTTGATTCCACCGATCGATTTAGCTGCACAAAACATTGACTGGACAATGAAAATCCTTTGCCATCGTATTGAGAGATTTCGATATTTCAGTAACCTGTAAATGGGAATTCCCTCCGTAAAGCTCACCAGAACGGATGAGTGTTAAGTAATCGATATAAAGAATTGGTTTTTTGTTTGGAAATTGATTCATCAATTTTCGCGTTTTTGCTCTCATCTCAGCAACCGTTTGTTCAGCACATCAAAAATTTGCATATGCGTTTCATTGAGATCATCAATCACATCCGACCATTTATTCTGTTGATTTATTTAGCATTCTTTTCGGGTCCCGCATTTTTCTACGGTTATAGCCCCCTGTCGAAGCAATTAATCGTTTGGTGATCAGCTTTTCAGGCATTTCCAAGGAAAAGACGAGCGGCAAATATCCAGCCCAACCGGACACCTTTGCAAAATGAAGCATGACGTCGGTTTTTCCCATCTATGGTCTTGCGGCTAGGATTGTCACTTCCCCATCCTGAAAACCTCCTGTCACTTCGTCGAGCTTTTTGATACCTGTTGTTGCACTTTTTAAGATTGTTTGATCTTCCCAGGGTGCCTCATAGATAGCTGACAATGCTTGTTGTATGGACATATGATCATCCATCTTCATTTGGTTAATGTTATCCAATTCAGTAATGACTTTCGTGATTTCCCAATCATTCACAGCTGCAACTCTTAAAATGATTTTCTTTTCCCGTTCCTTACAAAGATCGAGAACGAGCTTTCCACCATTCTTCGCATTAATTCTTTATGCCTTGTTCCTTCCAGATGCTGGGGTTGTATAACGGTATCCTTGAGCAGGTACTCTGCCTTCATCAAGGTACCAAGGAACGCTTTTTCGGCAATACTCACCAATCCTCACCTGCTGATAGATCAAGGTTAACTTCATCTGGAATTGCTCTTCCAGCAGGAAATGATTCGGTTGAATGCTTATTCTTAGGAACGGACTTTTGGTTCTCATGATAAGAGTCAATTTCGCGGGCTGTCAGTAATGATTCATTTTCCCAGTTTTTCAGAATCCCCACGACATAATTAAGCTTTCGCTTGTTATTCGCACAGGCAATCGCCATCGCTTTTAAGATGACTTCTTTTGGCTGTAAAAAGCTAGAATTCTCTAACCAGGATAACAGCTGCTGTTTGCCATTCATGTTTGAAAGACCAAATCCATTGTGATCCCAAAACTCAACAATTTCTTTCACATCTTGTGTTTGATCCTCTATTTCTAGATTGTTCTCTACACTTGGTTGTTGTCTAAGTACCTTATCACCAGGTATAAAAGGATCGTCAACTTCATCACTCTCATTATCTGGATATGTATCATCATCAGCTTGATGGCTAATTTCCTTCTCTACATCATGTTTACAAAAAGATTCATATAGACTGCGAATTTCCTCTTTCGTAATGGCTTCGGCAACGTATGAAATAAGCGAAGTATCCTCGACATCTTTTAATTCCGTTTTCATACAATCCATAACAGGCTTCCCGCCCTTCTGCAGGTTATCTTTCCCCCAGTTTTTAATCGCGAGTTCTCTTGTGATCGGATTGTAACGAATCAGTTTGTGATGTTCAATGAATCGTTCCATTAATGATTGAACAGTCTCAATCGAATACCCCAAATCAAATGCCATTTGTTTCTTCGTCATTCGATAGATTCCAATTTGAGTTGTATTTGAATTTGTAAGAAGATAAAGGTAAAAATACTTATCCTCAGGGGTCATCTCTTCTAAAGCAATCGGATTCTTCCAAAAATCAGTACGCACCATACGATATTTTGCCATTTTCAACCACTATCCTTTCATCTTAGAAAATTCTTTTCATGGACTATATAGGGAAAATGAGACGAAAAGTAGCGGATTGAAATGTGAACATTTTGTGACAACACTATTCTGTGTTACTATTAATCTCCTGTTAAGCAAAAAAAGATTTGGTTGATGTACTCATTTTCAAAATAAAAAACGTTCCTCACAATGTGTAAGAAACGTTTGATTTCTAAATTCAGTTACGGTTGGACATTCCAAAAGGGAACAACTACTACTTTCACATCGATTGTTTTTTGTATATGTGATTGACCCTCTACTTCTTGATTATTCTCTATACTTGGGTTAAAAGCTTTTTCTTTTTGTTGTTGTTTTTCTTTTTGTTTTTCTTTTTGCCCACGTATCGTAGAACGACGCATGAAAGGATTAACTACTTCAACACATTCGGTTTCTGGATTCTGTCATTTTATCCTATTTTATATCTCGCCTATCCCCACACGCTTTTCTTTCCATTCTGAATACTCTTTTTAAATGTATAGACACGCAAACTTCGCTATCCCAATCATATTCTTTGAAAAGTGAAAGCTTGATTCGGATGGAAGAATCATCAAAAGATGAATTTGAGCTTTTGGACGCTTCATATATCTGCTTTTGATTAACAAACTCTAAAGTATGTTAAATTAATTTATTATCTAAAAGATTTTTTGTCCACTATACATGTAGTTCCTTAGTAAAATAGATACTCACTTAATAGCAACGATAAAAATCCCACAAATACGACGTATGGTGAACCTAATTCTGAAATAAATAATCCACCTACAGCCGCACCAATTGTTGTTCCTAAGTTCAACTATCCTTCCCTATTGTTTATGTGAAACCTTTTCAATCAAATCGGATTTGAATTCAATTTTGGTTCTTTGTTAAATGAAAAAAGCACATCTCTTATTATAGAAATGCGCCCTTAAATTGAGCAATACTCTGTTTTATAACTGATTGAAAAGAAAATTATTGATTATCTTCTTTTATCAGGGTATTTAAGAAAGCTCTAAGGGGCCTTCATACAAATCATCATAAAAAGTTCTTTTCTGCATTAAAAAAGTAATTTCCAAGTGAAGATTATTATTCAATGCTTTTTAATTAAAACGTTATTTCTATTCTCGAAAAGATATTGGAACCAATATAATAAAAATGCCTTTGAAAAGAAATAAAGGAAAAATTGGAAATTATTAAAACGAACTAGGGTATAATATTTTACTTTTTTCGCTAACATTGAGTATGGAAATGCAAAGAAAGCATCTACTAATGCATTGATAAAAATAAACTTTTTAAAATTACCGTATGCTATCTTAAGAGTCCACAATGAGATAAAAATAAACGGACCAGAATTAAAAGGTAATTCACCAAATAAAAAGGAGTTTGGCTTATTGTAAAAAACCCACCATTTACGTTTTTTTCCAGTTCACGCATGAATTACTTCTATAACAACAATTATGAGTGTTGCAGGAAAAAATCTTATTACGAATACCTAGAATGGGTAATGACAACCACGATAGTACCACCATTAGGATATCACCATTGATTTTTTAATGACATATTAAAAACCTCACTTTTTTATTAGGGTTCTAGTATGGCAAATATACATGATATTAAAGAGTTTGTAATTAAAGATATCCCAAAAGATCAAATAATACTGAATATATACAAATTGAATAACACAGCTTTTTATTTTTAAACTAAATGGCCCTAAAATAAAAAATAAGCGCTTATTCCAGGATAGCGCCCAATTGTATAAGATAATTTATGTTGTCTTATTGAATAAAAAAACACCAGTTCGTATTATTAAGTCATCCAGATATTTCTAGCGGCTGACTATCAATTTTTCATTTTTTACGAAATCGAGAATTTAAAAAGCCCCTTTCGAATACCAATCTAATAATAAACCACAACATATATTATTATATTTTATTACTCTTACTCATAAAGAATAAGTAGAAAAAATATAAGGGGCTAGATTTAATGAGAACAAGATACAGAAGATGGTCAGAATATCCTTACCAAGGAGAGCAAACCCCACCAAAAGCTTATCCAGCGCCAGCGTATTTTCCAATGTTTTTTATTATTAGACAAAGAAACAATGAATTCCTAGATCCCTTTCGGCAGCGTATTAATTGGCAAATTAAAAATCCTATTGAGGTTGATTGGGGAAAAGAGTTAACTATTGTAGAACAAACATTATCATCCATAAAGCCTCAACAAATACACATCGCACAATACTGGGGGACGGTCGAAGCAACTCAGAATATGACTCCTATGATTTTCAGTTTAGCCAAAAAATATAGACTAGGATCACCGCATATTGCCAGAGCACTCGGATATTTTCACGCTGCTGTTAATGATGCCTTTGTTATGTCGTGGTATTTTAAATATCTTTGGGATGTGGCACGTCCAAATCAATATGGCAGAAACCTATCTACTGTGTTAACTACACCGCGTTTTCCATCCTACCCTTCTTCACACGCCACTGTTGCAGGATGTGCAGAATCGGTATTAAGTTATTTCTTTCCACCAGAAGCATCAGAAATAAAAAACACAATGGAAGAATGCGCAATATCACGCTTGTACGCTGGCGTACATTTTAAAGTAGATAATGATGAAGGGTTGAGATTAGGCAGGCAAATCGGGGGTATGGTTGTATGTTTATTGAAGGTACAAAATCTCATTCGATAGTATAAAAAACTCTGTAATTTAGGTTTTATTTGTTAAATGATAATGAACCTAAAACAGCTAATAAAAAACTTAAATTAAAATAAAATGATGTAGTTTTAGCTTCATTTAAAGGGGTTGTTCAACAATCTGGCCAGATTATTAAATAATATTGTTGGTATATAAGGAATAAAACACAAAAATCCTGTATAAATCAATACAGGATTTCGATCAAACTTTTATTATAATTTATCATTTTTTAAAACCCTAAGCCTCTTTTATAAATGAGAAAACTTAATTTTATATCTAGGCAACCTAATCTCTTTTATTTCCCGAATTGAAACCAGATTGCATTGCATTTCAGTTCAATCTATTAGAACAATTGGCAATAAATATAGATCTGCTAAATACTTAGAATAAATGATTATTCAAGAAGATGTAAACCATGTTGTTGAATCCTATTTTTGATTTTTTCATGACCAACCTGAGTTTCGTCGTATATAATCTTTACTTCACCATCATCGATATCCACCAAAGCTCTATCAATGCCATTCATTTGCATAAGAATAGTTTCTAAAGTTTGAATCGGTTGCTCTTTTGTTGCTTCTTTAATAAAAAGTGTTATTTCCTGCAATTTTGTCCCTTCCTTCCAAACGTTTTTTCTTTGAGATTCATGACTACAATACTCTTGTTTTATGTTACCCTTTATTTTAAGAAGTATTTATATATCGTTGATAAAGCAATGTTCGTACATGCTCAAGTAAGCTTGATGAGTAGTATAAAAAAGTGAGGGGGATGCAATCTTTTATCAAATTAGACTTGGCCCAATAACGAAAAAGACCAGTTCCTAAAAAAACGTGACCTTTTCTTGAATAAGC from Metabacillus sediminilitoris carries:
- a CDS encoding P-loop NTPase family protein — translated: MGKTDVMLHFAKVSGWAGYLPLVFSLEMPEKLITKRLIASTGGYNRRKMRDPKRMLNKSTE
- a CDS encoding DnaD domain-containing protein, coding for MAKYRMVRTDFWKNPIALEEMTPEDKYFYLYLLTNSNTTQIGIYRMTKKQMAFDLGYSIETVQSLMERFIEHHKLIRYNPITRELAIKNWGKDNLQKGGKPVMDCMKTELKDVEDTSLISYVAEAITKEEIRSLYESFCKHDVEKEISHQADDDTYPDNESDEVDDPFIPGDKVLRQQPSVENNLEIEDQTQDVKEIVEFWDHNGFGLSNMNGKQQLLSWLENSSFLQPKEVILKAMAIACANNKRKLNYVVGILKNWENESLLTAREIDSYHENQKSVPKNKHSTESFPAGRAIPDEVNLDLSAGEDW
- a CDS encoding vanadium-dependent haloperoxidase; protein product: MRTRYRRWSEYPYQGEQTPPKAYPAPAYFPMFFIIRQRNNEFLDPFRQRINWQIKNPIEVDWGKELTIVEQTLSSIKPQQIHIAQYWGTVEATQNMTPMIFSLAKKYRLGSPHIARALGYFHAAVNDAFVMSWYFKYLWDVARPNQYGRNLSTVLTTPRFPSYPSSHATVAGCAESVLSYFFPPEASEIKNTMEECAISRLYAGVHFKVDNDEGLRLGRQIGGMVVCLLKVQNLIR
- a CDS encoding heavy-metal-associated domain-containing protein, whose translation is MQEITLFIKEATKEQPIQTLETILMQMNGIDRALVDIDDGEVKIIYDETQVGHEKIKNRIQQHGLHLLE